A stretch of the Actinomyces faecalis genome encodes the following:
- a CDS encoding o-succinylbenzoate synthase, with protein sequence MTSQTFLSADEPVRAAGELDLDQLRRADPTGLLAEVDRVVVWDLPMRTSFRGIVRRDGVALHGPAGWGEVAPFWSYDAAASAPWLASALEQAVQGVSDLPTHRTTVPVNVTVPLLPAEQAYTLVSSSAATTAKVKVSGTSDDVAGDLERLAAVRAALGPEGAVRVDVNAAWDLETARATLPVMNKAAGGLQYAEQPCADVEDLARLRRAVSVPIAADESVRLSADPLAVARQEAADVVVLKVAPLGGVRRALALAQRLGLPAVVSSALDTSIGIAAGLRLAAALPGLAGACGLGTVSLFEADLAVPSLVPRGGELEVRPAHVSQTMLTAQTADHELAARWQTRLVHMLGALAARREQEASEPGAAVAGLTL encoded by the coding sequence ATGACGAGTCAGACCTTCCTCAGTGCTGACGAGCCTGTCCGTGCTGCCGGCGAGCTCGACCTGGACCAGCTGCGCCGTGCCGACCCCACGGGCCTGCTCGCGGAGGTGGACCGCGTCGTGGTGTGGGACCTGCCGATGCGCACGTCCTTCAGGGGTATCGTGCGCCGCGACGGCGTCGCCCTGCACGGGCCCGCTGGCTGGGGGGAGGTCGCGCCCTTCTGGAGCTACGACGCCGCCGCCAGCGCCCCGTGGCTGGCCAGCGCCCTGGAGCAGGCCGTCCAAGGCGTCTCGGACCTGCCGACCCACCGCACCACGGTCCCGGTCAACGTCACCGTCCCGCTGCTGCCCGCCGAGCAGGCCTACACCCTGGTCTCCTCCTCTGCGGCCACGACCGCCAAGGTCAAGGTCTCGGGTACCTCTGACGACGTGGCTGGTGACCTGGAGCGCCTGGCCGCGGTACGTGCCGCGCTGGGGCCCGAGGGCGCCGTCCGCGTGGACGTCAACGCCGCCTGGGACCTGGAGACCGCCCGTGCGACGCTGCCGGTGATGAACAAGGCCGCTGGAGGCCTGCAGTACGCCGAGCAGCCCTGTGCTGACGTGGAGGACCTGGCCAGGCTGCGCAGGGCCGTCAGCGTCCCGATCGCCGCGGACGAGTCCGTGCGTCTGTCTGCCGACCCGCTGGCGGTGGCCAGGCAGGAGGCCGCTGACGTCGTCGTGCTCAAGGTGGCCCCGCTGGGCGGGGTGCGCCGGGCCCTGGCGCTGGCGCAGCGCCTGGGGCTGCCCGCCGTCGTCTCCTCAGCCCTGGACACCTCGATCGGTATCGCGGCAGGCCTCAGGCTGGCCGCGGCCCTGCCCGGCCTGGCAGGAGCCTGCGGACTGGGCACCGTGAGCCTGTTCGAGGCTGACCTCGCCGTCCCCTCGCTGGTACCGCGCGGCGGTGAGCTGGAGGTGCGTCCCGCTCACGTCTCCCAGACCATGCTCACGGCCCAGACGGCTGACCACGAGCTCGCCGCGAGGTGGCAGACCCGGCTGGTCCACATGCTCGGGGCGCTCGCGGCGCGCCGGGAGCAGGAGGCCAGCGAGCCCGGTGCGGCCGTGGCGGGACTGACCCTGTGA
- the argF gene encoding ornithine carbamoyltransferase, whose protein sequence is MNPASPVLLLPEPAPEVLAGLRGRSFLRERDFTPQEWMAFIELASRLKADKKAGRETQHLRGRNIALIFEKTSTRTRCSFEVAAADQGASTTYLDPSGSQMGHKESVADTARVLGRMFDGIEYRGDEQSKVVQLAELSGVPVWNGLTDDWHPTQMLCDSLTMIEHAGKPSGEISYAYVGDARFNMGRSLLVNGAMIGADVRVVAPRALWPDEECVSQARAVAERTGARMTLTESVAEGVAGVDFVHTDIWVSMGEPKEVWDERVAVLRPYQVNAALMEAAGPQARFMHCLPAYHNRQTAIGEEIYQATGMDGLEVTEEVFESDRSIVFDQAENRMHTIKAVMVATLGD, encoded by the coding sequence ATGAACCCCGCAAGCCCCGTCCTCCTCCTCCCGGAGCCGGCCCCTGAGGTCCTGGCTGGCCTCCGGGGCAGGTCCTTCCTACGTGAGCGTGACTTCACCCCGCAGGAGTGGATGGCCTTCATCGAGCTGGCGTCCCGTCTCAAGGCGGACAAGAAGGCCGGGCGTGAGACTCAGCACCTGCGCGGGCGCAACATCGCCCTCATCTTCGAGAAGACCTCCACCCGCACCCGCTGCTCCTTCGAGGTGGCTGCGGCCGACCAGGGTGCCTCAACCACCTACCTCGACCCCTCTGGCTCCCAGATGGGCCACAAGGAGTCCGTGGCGGACACCGCCCGGGTGCTGGGGCGCATGTTTGACGGCATCGAGTACCGCGGTGACGAGCAGTCCAAGGTGGTCCAGCTGGCCGAGCTGTCCGGTGTGCCGGTGTGGAACGGGCTGACGGACGACTGGCACCCCACCCAGATGCTGTGCGACTCCCTGACCATGATCGAGCACGCGGGCAAGCCGTCCGGGGAGATCTCCTACGCCTACGTCGGTGACGCCCGCTTCAACATGGGCCGCTCCCTGCTGGTCAACGGTGCGATGATCGGGGCGGACGTGCGCGTCGTGGCTCCCCGGGCCCTGTGGCCGGACGAGGAGTGCGTCTCCCAGGCGCGCGCGGTGGCTGAGCGCACCGGTGCCCGGATGACGCTGACCGAGTCAGTGGCCGAGGGGGTGGCCGGGGTCGACTTCGTCCACACCGACATCTGGGTGTCCATGGGTGAGCCCAAGGAGGTGTGGGACGAGCGCGTCGCCGTGCTGCGCCCCTACCAGGTCAACGCCGCCCTCATGGAGGCTGCCGGTCCCCAGGCTCGCTTCATGCACTGCCTGCCCGCCTACCACAACCGCCAGACAGCTATCGGTGAGGAGATCTACCAGGCCACGGGCATGGACGGGCTGGAGGTGACCGAGGAGGTCTTCGAGTCCGACAGGTCGATCGTCTTTGACCAGGCGGAGAACCGGATGCACACCATCAAGGCCGTCATGGTGGCCACCCTGGGGGACTGA
- a CDS encoding ROK family transcriptional regulator, translating into MSAVGWIPVNGARTPGLPTGPGGAGPKAHADVRVSNMSLLLRRLHDGPPRSRTELVRETGLSKATVSTLVAELCARGLVSEDAPDLSGGVGRPSTALRVSRRAVAGIGVEIGIDSLLLTVVDLSGQVTGQESHLIADPLRSFTSVTDQLAALVAAQLERLHAQGTSVLEVVIAQTGALDYATGTVRFSSSLGWHDVPLLEQVRQDLTHHLPSEVAMPGLTMENDAKLAALAAYGPYASQGILHLLCLSGGEGIGAGIIADGHLLRGWYGSTGEVGHMPVEPGGQVCRCGRRGCWETLIGLDTITSVYPGDDPVHDESLSRAQRIVVLRQRFDDGDTRLIARLAQVQQDLERGLAILVDVLNPQVIVLSGWLTAFGDVLLAPTASALDSRRLDERPGVQLVSSALGPWAPSLGAALVALEPVLADPTVLGGKV; encoded by the coding sequence GTGTCAGCGGTCGGATGGATCCCGGTCAATGGAGCACGTACGCCCGGGCTGCCCACCGGACCTGGAGGTGCCGGCCCCAAGGCGCACGCGGACGTGCGTGTGTCCAACATGTCCCTCCTGCTGCGCCGCCTCCATGACGGGCCGCCGCGCTCACGCACCGAGCTCGTGCGCGAGACCGGGCTGTCCAAGGCCACGGTCTCTACCCTCGTGGCCGAGCTGTGCGCCCGCGGGCTGGTCAGTGAGGACGCCCCGGACCTGTCGGGAGGCGTGGGACGGCCCAGCACCGCCCTGCGCGTGAGCAGGCGGGCGGTAGCCGGCATCGGGGTGGAGATCGGCATCGACTCGCTGCTGCTGACGGTGGTGGACCTGTCGGGGCAGGTGACAGGGCAGGAGTCTCACCTCATCGCCGATCCCCTCCGCTCCTTCACTTCCGTCACCGACCAGCTGGCGGCCCTGGTGGCCGCGCAGCTGGAGCGGCTGCACGCCCAGGGCACCAGCGTGCTGGAGGTCGTCATCGCCCAGACCGGCGCGCTGGACTACGCCACGGGAACGGTGCGCTTCTCCTCCTCCCTGGGATGGCACGACGTCCCCCTGCTGGAGCAGGTACGCCAGGACCTGACCCACCACCTGCCGAGTGAGGTGGCGATGCCGGGGCTGACCATGGAGAACGACGCGAAGCTCGCCGCCCTGGCGGCCTACGGTCCCTACGCCAGCCAGGGCATCCTCCACCTGCTCTGCCTGTCCGGCGGCGAGGGGATCGGCGCCGGCATCATCGCCGACGGGCACCTCCTGCGCGGGTGGTACGGCTCGACCGGGGAGGTGGGGCACATGCCGGTGGAGCCTGGCGGCCAGGTCTGCCGCTGCGGGCGCCGCGGCTGCTGGGAGACGCTCATCGGGCTGGACACCATCACCTCCGTCTACCCCGGCGACGACCCCGTGCACGATGAGTCCCTGTCCCGGGCGCAGCGTATCGTCGTGCTGCGCCAACGCTTTGACGACGGCGATACCCGCTTGATCGCCCGCCTGGCCCAGGTCCAGCAGGACCTGGAACGCGGACTGGCGATCCTCGTCGACGTCCTCAACCCACAGGTCATCGTCCTGTCCGGCTGGCTGACGGCCTTTGGCGACGTCCTGCTCGCACCGACCGCGAGCGCGCTGGACTCCCGGCGCCTGGACGAGCGGCCAGGGGTCCAGCTGGTCTCC